The sequence ttttgtttggggtttttttggttttttggttggttgggtttttttaacaaaaaaaaaaaaaaagtcctcttcCATCAAGACCTCAGTGAACACACTGTCAGGGCTATGTTTAGAAGCACCataaagaagaaatgctttgtACCCTTTGGGAAGCCTTCTGCCTCTTTCCAAGCCCGATGGTCCATGAAGGCAGAGAGGGGGTGTGGGATCAGAGGGGTGCCTTGCTGCCACAGGGCAAAGTCCAAAGAGGCTCCTTGTGCCAGAGCCCAGAGGATGTAGCGTTTGCCCCACGCATTGCTCCCGCTATAAGGGACAGCCTGCAGGCTCCCCTGATGCCCCCAGCAACCTCTTGCTGTGCACCCTGATGCTTGGCCCAGGGCAGGACGGAAGCCTTGGATGCATGGGGTTTGCCTGGGGGTACAGCCTTTGGTGCCAGGCGTGATGAGCTGGTGCTTCCCATCCACAGGGAGGCCTATGCCAACTGCACCGTCCTGGAAGCCCGTCCCTGCTATGATGTGGCCCGGCTGATGTTCCTCGATGCGGAGAGGTAACACCTGGTTTGGGAGATGTTAACACAGGGGGGATGGGGGCTGTGGGCTCCCCCTCGAGTCTGGTGACGTGAGCTTTTTCTGAGccaccttctttctttctttccttccttcttttcccctctcctgttTCAGGAAGAAGGCTGAGCGCGGGCGAATCTACTTCACCAATCTGCAGAGCAAGGAGAACACACCGTCCATGATCAACCCCAAGCCCTGTGGCCACCTGTGCTGCTGTGTCATCAGGGGCTgtgaggaggtggggggagagcTGGAGGTGTTGGGCAGAGGGGTGCACAGGGGCTTGGGTCCCTAGGTCTCTGCTCTgacccctgtccccctgcccaggtGGAGGCCATCGAGTACTACACcaagctggaggagaagctcAAAGACGATTACAAGCgggagaaggagaaggtgaacGAGAAGCCTCTGGGGATGGCCTTTGTCACCTTCCACAATGAGACCATCACAGCCATGTGAGTGCAAAGGATTCTGTCCTTCCCTAGAAGGTGACTTCTTGCAGCTCTCCCCTTAAATCAGGGGAATGCCAGCACTAAGGCATCTCCCCTTGCTtgtccctgccagccctctgtgtcagcatctccctctctctcttcttctccagAATCCTCAAGGACTTCAATGCTTGCAAGTGTCAGGGCTGTGCATGCCGTGGGGAGCCCAGGGCCTCCTCCTGCAGCGAGTCTCTCCACGTCTCCAACTGGACAGTCAGCTACGCCCCCGACCCACAGAACATCTACTggtgagcagctctgtggagctCAGCGGGCCCTGCCGATGGGAAAGGAGGacatcctccctccccatctctgctcctctggTACCTGAATGAGTTGTTCTTGCTGAAGGCCAGCCTGGCTGAGCTAGAGGTCTGATCTGACTTGGAGGGGGAAAGCCTTCGGCTGGCGCCCCAAATGCTGTTCATGCAGGCTGGGTCATGGTGTGCACGTGAGGCCCCGGACCTGCCCTTCTCTCCCATGCAGCCATGCTGatgccctccttcccccctcccagggaACACCTCTCCATCCGGGGCTTCATCTGGTGGATCCGCTGCCTCGTGATCAATGTGgtcctcttcatcctcctcttcttcctcactaCCCCTGCTATCATCATCACCACTATGGACAAGTTCAATGTCACCAAGCCCGTGGAGTACCTCAACGTAAGGCCTTCGGAGACAGGTGCAGGATGGGTAGCATGGGAACCACCCCGAGGCACAACAGCCCCTGCAAGGGAGGGGGTAGGGAGAGAAATTGTCAGCGTTCCCCAGGTCCTGTCAGCCTGACCAGGAGAGAGGTGCTGAGCCTGGCCAGGGTACAGTGGCAGCTGCGGTGCCGGGGACTCAGCGTCAGCAAAAGCAGCTGTACCTGTGGCTGGCACGAGAGCTGCTGCACCATGTAATATGCAGTCTCTTCTCTGCCTTGTTACAGAACCCCATCATCACCCAGTTcttccccaccctgctgctgtggtgcttctctgctctgctgcccaccaTTGTGTATTACTCTGCCTTCTTCGAAGCGCACTGGACCAGGTAAGGACAGCCAGCACCAGTTCTCAGTCATACCAGTGTGCTGCCTGGCCACTAGACGCTTCTCACTGATGTAAAGCTCCTGGCTGGATCCTTCTGCTTGAAATCCTGCCTTCCACTCCAAGCGTGATGTTATGTTGCACCTCTTGGACACCTGGGGTCTGCCATGGACAGCTGTTCTGCCAATCCttagctgctgttgtgcagcatgGCTCTCTGAGCAGGGCCTGATGTAGGTCtacaagaagaagaaagctgGGAGGAGTTGGGGCTGGTCACTGTGAGAATTGCTAGTAGTGAGGGAAGTCTTGACTCAGGTGGTGTGCCTGTACCCATGTGTAAGTCATAGCTTTTCCAAGGGAAAATCACCTTAGCTGCTATGGCTTCTGGCCATAGGGAAGGTATTTGAAGTGCAGAGTGCTAGAAATCTGCTGCTTGTGAGGCACATTCCCAGCAGGATGTGCGGTGTAggctctgttttcttctctctgttgcAAAGACTGGTGGGGAGGATGTCACTAGCTTTGAGGATTGCAGGTCAAGAGAGATGATTGCAGAGTCTCCTCTAAAGATATGAGGGCTGGGAGACCCTGTGAGACAAGGGGGGAGGAACTGGGACTCGAGAACGGGCAGACCTCAGACAcgctggaggggaagggggcatATTCATGTACCAGTAGCAGACAGGGTGAGATTTGGATTAGACACTGGGAAGTACTTTCTGATGAGAAAACGATGGGGATACCActcctggggctggtggggtgaCAGTGAAGGGTCAACagcctcctctctgccctcaGGTCTGGAGAGAACAGAACAACCATGCACAAGTGTTACACCTTCCTCATCTTCATGGTCTTGCTGCTGCCATCACTGGGCCTGAGCAGGTAAGGGCTGGAGTTGGGGAAAGCAAGCAGAGAGACCTGGAGCACAGGGAGGATTGAGATGCACCCCTGGCTCTTCTCCTACACTATTTCCTTTCCCCGCTGCACAAGTGCTGTGGCCACCATCCTGTTGGGGAGGTGGCATTTATTTCTGGGTGGGGGGTCAGGCCAGATGATACCTGGTTGGGTCCCTAGGAGCTCCTTGAATCAATCTGCGGCCACATTGACATGTGCCTTGGTGTTACAAATAACGCAGCAAAAACTAACATGGTCGGTGGACATGTGAAAAGTCTGCTCAAGGTCTGCTGGTGAAGGAGACACTCCCTACCTCTGTGTTCAGTGCACGCTCCAAACTTTGCACAAAATTAGCAAATTCCCCATTTGAGCCAGAACTGAGTAGGTTGCAACTGCTTGGCTGGGTGGAATTGCTAAGTGTAAGCTGTAGAAATACTGATCCATCTGGATGTGAGCCCCAGATCTTCCTGCAGGGGTTATAGAAATGCCCTGTGGCAAACAGCGGTGCATCAGCTGCCAGCTGTTGGCGTAGGCTCTCAGCACTGAACAGTGGCCGAGTAGGGAAACagtgaggaaggaaaaactCGGAGGTGGGACAGGGGTCCTTACTGTGGTAGGGAGTTACTTACACACTGCAGGGTGGGGAATCTACACCCCCCTAAATTCAGGATTTGGGATACAGCACCTCAGTGGTGAAGTTGGGTAGCTCCTGAGTATAGACAAACCCTCTGATAGAGGTAGAATAGTCCTCCATTCCAGTGTGTGACTACAGCAACGTTTCCCAGCCAGCTGAAAAATGCCTTGTTGCATATAACCTCATGACCTAGGCAGGTGAATGCTCTCGGAAGGTTTGCATTTTGACTAGATACCGTTAAACAGGCTGCGCTTCCAAGGACCCATGCTGTTGCCTCTGGAGCTCTGTACTCTCCCAGTACCTGAGGTGCCAGAGGATTGGgcagttttatattaaaaaatcagaattgaggaaaatgggatttttctcctatgggatttttttttaatctctgtgctGGAGGGTACCTTGTACCCAACCAGTTTCTTCTGTAGAGTCAGTCACCTGTTCCTTGCATGGATGTTGTGCCCGAacagaagggagaggaaaatacTTTACTGATAGGATCAGGGCAAAGGGAGAACACCACACATGAGAGTGGGAAGCTTTACATCCCTTTTTGGGTGCtgcactgttttttccagtgtctAATTTACGTAACTGCTGGTGACACATCCCAAGAGGGAACAAAGCAGTCTATAGCCAGAGCTTTGGGTCCTTCTAGAGTAGCTTCCACATATTTGCATGTGCATGTCTGTCTGTCGCTGCTTCTGActgttcctcttttcttcttgccccccctccccctcagCTTGGATGTGTTTTTCCGCTGGTTGTTTGACAAAAAGTTCCTCGCCGAAGCTGCCGTGCGATTTGAGTAAGTGGAGTTGGGCAGAAGGCCCTTCTTTgcaatgggggggggggtattgTTGTCCAAAGGTACTGGgggctcccagctgctgccctgcaaaGGGGGAGCACCTTCTGCAGCCTGCTCTTGCTGCGCCTGCCCAGGTGTGTGTTCCTGCCGGACAATGGGGCCTTCTTTGTCAACTATGTCATCGCCTCTGCCTTCATCGGGAACGCCATGGACCTGCTGCGCATCCCTGGCTTGCTCATGTACATGATACGCCTCTGCCTGGCCCGCTCGGCCGCCGAGCGGAGGAATGTCAAACGTGTATGTAGTGGGGCTGAGGGGGTGGGTTGTGGCCCCCACCTGGGGATGGGAGTGCTGCGATGGGGCCCCAATGAGGCTTGCCCAATGCTGTGTGTACAGCTGGGTGTGTTGCATAGCCCCACTGAGCACCTGGGGTTGTGTTGACAGGTCCCTGTTCTCTCTTGCAGCACCAGGCCTACGAGTTCCAGTTTGGGGCTGCTTACGCCTGGATGATGTGCGTCTTCACTGTGGTCATGACATACAGCATCACCTGCCCCATCATCGTCCCTTTTGGTAAGTGgcatccctctgcctccctgtgtcagaggctggggagagctTGAGGCGGAGAGACAAGaatggtggggtgggggaaataTTCCCTGTCAGTCAGAGGCACTGGGAAAGGGGCTGATTCCCCTCTCTGCTGGcatccctcccctctctcccagggCTCATGTACATGCTGCTTAAGCACCTGGTGGACCGATACAACCTGTATTATGCTTACCTGCCTGCCAAGCTGGACAAAAAGATCCATTCAGGGGCTGTGAACCAGGTGGTGGCAGCCCCCATCCTCTGCCTCTTCTGGCTTCTCTTCTTCTCTACCGTGCGCACAGGTGAGCACTGGGCTGGGATGCCATCCCCTGGCCTCCTACAGAGCCGCTTCCCTGTCTGGGCTGTGGtcctggcagcccccagccgcTGGGCACAGTCTGACACCATCTGACAAGTCCCTCTGACACCACCACTTCGGTTTTCCTTTGCCCCAGGATTCCTGGCCCCCACTTCCATGTTCACCTTTGTGGTCCTCGTGATCACCATTGTGATCTGCCTGTGTCACGTCTGCTTTGGGCACTTCAAATACCTCAGCGCTCACAACTACAAGGTGAGGTGGAGTGCTGGGTGGGGGTGCAGGACCCTTCTCCTTGGGAGCCCAGCTCAGCCGCAAAACAGCAGGGGCTCTGAGGGAGGTCCCAGCCTGCTTCCTGGCAGAGCCTCTCAGCCTTGGCTTCATGGAGGGGACGGTCCCAaggctgtccctgctgcccatATGGTACTCCTGTGGTGGGACAGCAGATGTGTTGCCCCAGCAGTCTCTcaatttctcctttcctctccagatTGACCACACGGAGGTGGACGCCATAGAAAACAGGCAGAACGGGAGACCTGCCACCAGTCTGCCAGCTCCCAAATCAGCTGTgagtccctgtccccaccttCATGCCCTGGTGCACTCCTTACCTGGGTTTGGAAAGAAGGAAGTAACacctgtagattttttttttttcttttccccctccctgtccaAGTACCTTGCTCCTCACCTCTCTGAGGCAGCACCTGGAGTCTCCCAGCAAGGGTGGGAGGCAAGTGTTGGGCCCTGCGCCCCTCATCTGAGCTGGGTGATGAAGTGTAACCCcccacacacacgcacaccccttttctgctgcttcccagacACTGTGCCTTtactttctgcctctctcttgGCCAGGACAGTAAATCATCTGGGTCAGtctcccttctccttctgcaTCTTTGAGCACTTGCCCATCAGCAAAAGCTCTCACCCACTGGGCTGGTCCTGGTGCCAATGTGAAGGGGTCTTCACGGGCATTGCCTTGAAGGCCATGAAAGTGTTTTGGGgactctcccctcccctgcccaacTCTGACATCCcagaaacagttttctgaatATCTGCTTGGCTCACTGGTGCTATTCCAGCTGCTCGCTTCCACCATTTCTAGCTGGGGTCTGTGCAGAGCTGTTCAGGGGAGTACGTGCAGAGATGAGGTAAAGCAGAGCCTCCTGCTCCCTTGGAGTAATCCAGGCTCCTTTCCAGTTTCCACGTACCTGAGGGCAGTGGCATCTCTCCAAAAGGAGATTCCCTGTAGGAGGCAGGCACAGCCTCAGAGGGACACATCCACCAGCAAAAAAGGGAGCACAGGCTTCCAGTCCATATGAGCTCCAAAGTGCTGAGAAGCCCCATGCtcgcccagccctggctccctgggggtGCCGCCTGTCCCAGGATGGTGGGGTTTGGCTAGAGCTGTGCTGCAAGCACCTCCACTGTTGCAGGACCAAGCCATCCCTGCTTTTACTCCCTCTCCTGGTACATCCCACAGAGTCTGGGTCCTTCCTCACCCTCCCAGCATGTCCCTGCACTCAGCCTCTTGCATGATGCTTTACCTCTTGTGCTCTGCTGCCACAAGAAGCTCCCTGAGCTCACAtgtgtttctgctctttccctACCCCTTGCCCACCCCATGCCTGGCGCCGGCAGAAGTACATCGCCCAAGTGCTGCAGGACTCCTCGCCGGAGGGTGAAGCGACAGAGTCAGAGGAGCAGGGATCGCAGGATGAGGAGCTCATCAACGCGGATGGCATGAATGACACGGATTTCCAGTCGTGTGAGGACAGCCTGATAGAGAATGAGATCCACCAGTAGGGACctcggagggagggaggggaaggaggcccaggagcagggcaggctgtgTGCACAGAGACCTAGGGAGAGGCACCCAAGGGCGCTGGCCGCTGTCCTTGCCCGCCCATGCCCTGGGGCCGCTGCCTTCAGCGAGGGCAGGGGCCCTGCCGCAAACTCTCCATTTCCCTGCCCCTACACCCCTGTGCCGGCCCGGCAGCTCGGTGGGCATGCTCTTTACTAGCTACCTTCTTTAAGGCGTCCCcagaccccaaaaccccaggggctggggaggagggggactGTGACCCCCACGGTGCTGCTCTGGACccgcagggaggaggaaggctgagtGCTTTGTGAGGAGGGGCACAAGAGGAACCTTTGGGGGCTCCTCAGCAGGCCCCTCTGTCCCCTGTCCTCCTGGTGAGAAACACTAATAACTTATTAGATTTACAGGAAGGtgacaaacaaaaagctttaatCAGTGTATTGGAAGtccccctggggaggggggtggctTTTGTTGCACCTTCTCCCCATGCCCAGGTGTGCCCTCTCTCAGCCCCTTGCAGCATCCCCTTGGTGTGACATGCCAGGAGCTGGGCCAGGCACGGGGGGTGGTGACAGAGACCTCCCCCCCACGGGGAAGGTGACAGCCTGGCCTTGCGGTCAGGGGTGGCATcaccctggggaaggggcaCGGGGTTGGCGTGAGCTCGGCAGCCCCTCGCAGGGTGAGGGGTGCTGAGGGCATTTCttgtgggcaggaggaggcgCAGGCAGCCTCTCCCCCAGgtcctgtcccctcctcccccagggGCATAGGCAGGGGATTGCAGCATCATTttaagtggctttttttttttgcacattttacTCCCCTTTCAAACAAATTACCTTGACCCCTGCGTAGTACTGCGGCCCCCTTTGCTGCCCTGTGTCTGCACAGCAGGGTCAggccgggggcaggggggctgtgCTTGGGGTCTCCTGGGTGctagggagaggggagaaagggTCCTGGACTGCAGGCCCTTGGCACCCTGTGGGGTCGGCACTGCCTGGTTGCAGCGGGGCACCATGGGCTGCCTTCCCTGAGCTGCCGCAGGGTCTTCCCCCAGCTGAGGTGGTCGGAAAGGGAGGGAGCCCTGGGAGAGCAGCCCCTGGGAGCCCTCTCCGAGCAAGACCACCATCTTCAGGAGCACAAAAGCCTcgtggggctgtgctggctttCCTCACCTGCCCTGACTGGGTGTAGGCTCCCCTGGCATCACCCAGCCTGATAGTGGGGGGGCTGTTcctcccctgcctctgcccttgCCCCCTCCCTGGTGATACCTGTGTcccagaggcaggcaggggacaggatGGATGGGAGAGGTGGACTGGAGCCCCTGGCACCTGCAGGGAGGTCTGACCCTGTTTAAAGGCTCTTTGTGAGGAGGTTTCTGGTCAGGATCAGTTGCCCTCAGttgcttcccccttccccttgtgtaaaatgtaaaggaaaataataaatctcCCTGCTATTGAGCTATATTTATTTCCCTCAACTCCCTGCCACCATTCTGTTTGGTGCTCATTGCGGACACTACCACCCTCCCTTTGCCTGTCATCTGTGGGTGCTGCACCGGCTCGCTGGGGCCGTGCCCTCCAGGGTCTGATGGGGCTGGGTGGAAGGGGACAGTCATTTACCTTTTCAATCACCCGTGCTGGCCCTGGAGCTCCAAGCACTTTAATAGACCTGAACAAGTGAAGTGtcagccctgcccagctctgctttgggaaGGGTGGTGACATCCCATGGCTTTtctccccctcgccccccatTAGAGGAGGGGAGCTGGACacacagagcaggcagggggcTGCTCCAGGGAGGACGCAGCTGACTTTCCTGTACACCTCTCTATAGGAATCCCAGGCCCGGAGGAaaggggggatggaggggaagagATGTGGGTCTTTGATGCATGGGGAGGGCAGGCCACCCTGGCTTCtggggcccggccggggctggaGCATGCGTGGGTGCGGAGGAGCCCAGTGAGTGTCACCCGTCCCCTCCAGGGATGGGCTAGAAATGAAGTGAGCATGTGAGCTGAGAGATCCTGGTATGctcccaggctggggcaggaTTTTAATCCTGCTTCACTATTCTTGCATCCGCCTACTGCCCTTGCCTCTGGTCCAGCAGGTGGGCTGGGATGCTCCAGTCTCTGTAGGTACGGCTGTGGCCTGGGGCTGCCTCTGCGGCTTTTGGGGTTCTGCCTGCAGAGAGCTGTGTGTTCTGAGTGGCACTGTCTGTGTAGAGATGTGTATAATACCCTGTATATATTtgtgtacaaaagaaaaaaggaaaaaacggAGCTATTGTTCTTGCAGTCTTTTCTTTGTGGAGTGGGTTGGGGGCTGGGACCTGGGAGGAGAGgaccccagctgcagcagggatgcaggagcATGCGTGGTGCAAAAGGAGGAGTCTGGGGCCTGTGTGAGCAcaagccctgccctgctgctgggaccCTAGTCTGGCTCATGGGCTCTCCCGTCCTCTGGCTTGCAGAGGCATCAAAGGCTTTGCTGCTAAAAGCAGGTGGATGGGGAGCTGTGTGCACTgaggctgggatgggggaagatGTTTTGGGAAAGGAGGGGCATTTTGCTGGTGTCCTTGGTGGTAGATGTCGGCCCAACCCTACTGTCCCAATAGCAATTTACATGGCTGCTCCTGCCACCTCCATCCAGGAACCTGTCTCCTAGCCTGCTTTGGGTGGACAGCTAAAGCCTTTGGGAAAGGGTCAGGGGTGCTAGACCCCTGGAGCACAGCTTGGCAGGGTGTGCTTTCCTGCTGTCCCCTAAGCACAGGGGCAGGCAGCAAGCAGCCAGCCCCCAGGACTGCTCCCTGGtgcaggctggagctggggtggTTCCCAGGCGGCTTCTACATGCTCAGTAATTTGCGTACAGTGGCTATTGCTCAGAGGATGGCACAACGGAGAGGCGAGGTGTGGAGCAGGCCTCTGAGAGATGGACGAGTGACCCCAGCTCCATTCCCACCTCGCTGTGTTCAGGCTCTGTGGCTTCATTGTGCCAGTGGTGCAGCGCGAGCAGGGGACAAGAAGCTCTCCTTCCCCTGGCAGTCTCAGCCAAAGGCCTGGAAAGAGGCAAATCCTGGGCACAGACAAAGAGAACCAAAGACCAAAAGAAGAATGGTGCCTGCTGCCAAGTCCCTGCAGGCATCACTGCAAAGAGAAGCTTAAGGGAAG comes from Ciconia boyciana chromosome 3, ASM3463844v1, whole genome shotgun sequence and encodes:
- the TMEM63B gene encoding CSC1-like protein 2 isoform X1; this encodes MLPYVIATLGSAGATCKDSVCNNSTKDYCYSARIRSTVLQGLPFGGVPTVLALDFMCFLALLFVFSILRKVAWDYGRLALVTDADRRRRWQTEREEREYVASALHSDNHDRYERLTSVSSSVDFDQRDNGFCSWLTAIFRIKDDEIRDKCGGDAVHYLSFQRHIIGLLVAVGVLSVGIVLPVNFSGDLLENNAYSFGRTTIANLNSGNNLLWLHTSFAFLYLLLTVYSMRRHTSKMRYKEDDLVKRTLFINGISKYAEPEKIKKHFEEAYANCTVLEARPCYDVARLMFLDAERKKAERGRIYFTNLQSKENTPSMINPKPCGHLCCCVIRGCEEVEAIEYYTKLEEKLKDDYKREKEKVNEKPLGMAFVTFHNETITAIILKDFNACKCQGCACRGEPRASSCSESLHVSNWTVSYAPDPQNIYWEHLSIRGFIWWIRCLVINVVLFILLFFLTTPAIIITTMDKFNVTKPVEYLNNPIITQFFPTLLLWCFSALLPTIVYYSAFFEAHWTRSGENRTTMHKCYTFLIFMVLLLPSLGLSSLDVFFRWLFDKKFLAEAAVRFECVFLPDNGAFFVNYVIASAFIGNAMDLLRIPGLLMYMIRLCLARSAAERRNVKRHQAYEFQFGAAYAWMMCVFTVVMTYSITCPIIVPFGLMYMLLKHLVDRYNLYYAYLPAKLDKKIHSGAVNQVVAAPILCLFWLLFFSTVRTGFLAPTSMFTFVVLVITIVICLCHVCFGHFKYLSAHNYKIDHTEVDAIENRQNGRPATSLPAPKSAQKYIAQVLQDSSPEGEATESEEQGSQDEELINADGMNDTDFQSCEDSLIENEIHQ
- the TMEM63B gene encoding CSC1-like protein 2 isoform X2 produces the protein MLPYVIATLGSAGATCKDSVCNNSTKDYCYSARIRSTVLQGLPFGGVPTVLALDFMCFLALLFVFSILRKVAWDYGRLALVTDADRRRRWQTEREEREYVASALHSDNHDRYERLTSVSSSVDFDQRDNGFCSWLTAIFRIKDDEIRDKCGGDAVHYLSFQRHIIGLLVAVGVLSVGIVLPVNFSGDLLENNAYSFGRTTIANLNSGNNLLWLHTSFAFLYLLLTVYSMRRHTSKMRYKEDDLVKRTLFINGISKYAEPEKIKKHFEEAYANCTVLEARPCYDVARLMFLDAERKKAERGRIYFTNLQSKENTPSMINPKPCGHLCCCVIRGCEEVEAIEYYTKLEEKLKDDYKREKEKVNEKPLGMAFVTFHNETITAIILKDFNACKCQGCACRGEPRASSCSESLHVSNWTVSYAPDPQNIYWEHLSIRGFIWWIRCLVINVVLFILLFFLTTPAIIITTMDKFNVTKPVEYLNNPIITQFFPTLLLWCFSALLPTIVYYSAFFEAHWTRSGENRTTMHKCYTFLIFMVLLLPSLGLSSLDVFFRWLFDKKFLAEAAVRFECVFLPDNGAFFVNYVIASAFIGNAMDLLRIPGLLMYMIRLCLARSAAERRNVKRHQAYEFQFGAAYAWMMCVFTVVMTYSITCPIIVPFGLMYMLLKHLVDRYNLYYAYLPAKLDKKIHSGAVNQVVAAPILCLFWLLFFSTVRTGFLAPTSMFTFVVLVITIVICLCHVCFGHFKYLSAHNYKIDHTEVDAIENRQNGRPATSLPAPKSAKYIAQVLQDSSPEGEATESEEQGSQDEELINADGMNDTDFQSCEDSLIENEIHQ